A part of Streptomyces sp. NBC_01451 genomic DNA contains:
- a CDS encoding diaminopimelate decarboxylase produces the protein MENNGSDRTGRRDEAVRAAVEQGLLRADAPIVGLLDVIGIRESAAELRAAFDAVVAPGTPVLHAFAVKATPLVPVLRLLHGHGIGAEVASPGELALARAAGVPPNRTVLDSPAKTPTELREALALGIAVNADNPQELDRLDALMRSAASRSPVGIRVNPQIGGGAIGATSTATATSKFGVALQDEGAREWIVGAYAGRPWLTRLHAHTGSQGIPLSLMVRGVAETYALAEEINRRVGWRQIDTIDIGGGLPVNFASDATSPTYAQYARLLSDAVPGLFGGRYGLVTEFGRSLLAKHGTVVARVEYAKSAGGRPVAVTHAGVQVATRTVYAPESWPLRIAAYDGKGRPKSGADVVQDVAGPACFSGDLLAEGRALPLLEQGDYAAALDTGAYYFAHHYGYNSLARPGIYGFAPSGDAGGDTGGRAGGDTAGGIDGGSGVAFAVVREPQTVAEIVAESGGAHASALTTLTATSSPSARP, from the coding sequence ATGGAGAACAACGGTTCCGATCGCACGGGCCGCCGGGACGAAGCCGTACGCGCCGCCGTGGAGCAGGGGCTGCTCCGCGCCGACGCACCCATCGTCGGACTTCTCGACGTCATCGGCATCCGCGAGTCCGCCGCCGAGCTGCGGGCCGCCTTCGACGCGGTCGTGGCGCCCGGCACGCCCGTCCTGCACGCCTTCGCGGTGAAGGCGACCCCTCTGGTGCCCGTGCTGCGACTGCTGCACGGGCACGGGATCGGCGCCGAGGTGGCGAGCCCCGGGGAGCTGGCCCTGGCGCGGGCGGCGGGGGTGCCGCCGAACCGGACCGTGCTCGACTCGCCCGCCAAGACGCCCACCGAGCTGCGCGAGGCGCTGGCGCTGGGCATCGCCGTGAACGCCGACAACCCGCAGGAGCTGGACCGGCTCGACGCGCTGATGCGGTCCGCCGCCAGCCGGTCCCCGGTCGGGATCCGGGTGAATCCGCAGATCGGCGGAGGGGCGATCGGGGCCACGTCCACCGCGACGGCGACCTCCAAGTTCGGGGTCGCACTGCAGGACGAGGGGGCGCGTGAGTGGATTGTGGGGGCGTACGCCGGGCGCCCGTGGCTGACCAGGCTGCACGCGCACACCGGGTCTCAGGGCATCCCGCTGTCCCTGATGGTGCGGGGCGTGGCGGAGACGTACGCGCTCGCCGAGGAGATCAACCGGCGGGTCGGGTGGCGCCAGATCGACACCATCGACATCGGCGGCGGGCTGCCGGTCAACTTCGCGTCGGACGCGACGAGCCCGACGTACGCCCAGTACGCGCGACTGCTGAGCGACGCGGTGCCGGGGCTGTTCGGGGGCCGGTACGGCCTGGTGACCGAATTCGGGCGGTCGCTGCTGGCCAAGCACGGCACGGTCGTGGCGCGCGTCGAGTACGCGAAGAGCGCCGGCGGCCGGCCCGTCGCGGTCACCCACGCGGGCGTGCAGGTCGCGACCCGGACGGTGTACGCGCCGGAGTCGTGGCCGCTCAGGATCGCCGCGTACGACGGGAAGGGGCGCCCCAAGTCCGGGGCGGACGTGGTGCAGGACGTGGCCGGACCCGCCTGCTTCTCGGGCGACCTGCTCGCCGAGGGACGCGCGCTGCCCCTGCTCGAACAGGGCGACTACGCGGCGGCGCTGGACACGGGCGCGTACTACTTCGCGCACCACTACGGGTACAACTCCCTTGCCCGGCCCGGGATCTACGGCTTCGCGCCGAGCGGTGACGCGGGCGGGGACACGGGCGGACGCGCCGGCGGAGACACGGCCGGAGGCATCGACGGAGGCAGTGGTGTCGCCTTCGCCGTCGTACGGGAGCCGCAGACCGTCGCCGAGATCGTGGCCGAATCCGGAGGGGCGCACGCCTCCGCGCTCACCACCCTCACTGCCACCAGCTCCCCCTCCGCACGCCCTTGA
- a CDS encoding formimidoylglutamate deiminase, with protein MTHPQARTYWLEHAWLDTNVEPGVALDVRDGRISAVRTGVDAPPPGAEILRGLTLPGLANAHSHVFHRALRGTVQVGSGTFWTWREVMYSVADRLTPDSYHALARAVYAEMALAGITAVGEFHYVHHAPGGTPYADPNAMGEALVEAAADAGIRITLLDTAYLSAGILNKHRGQPPNSHQLRFSDGTADAWAERCSLLKERDHARIGAAIHSVRAVPAGQLATVSRWAEERRAPLHVHLSEQTAENDACLAAHGCTPAQLLADHGVLGPRTTGVHSTHLTAEDIALLGGSGTGTCMCPTTERDLADGIGPAVALQRAGSPLSLGSDSHAVIDLLEEARVMELNERLRTRTRGHWTAAALLRAASADGHAALGWDDAGILEAGALADFTTIALDSVRTAGPLPRLGAETAVFAASAADVRHTVVAGRHVVRDGAHTLVPEVPQALAAAVEALRG; from the coding sequence GTGACCCACCCCCAAGCACGGACGTACTGGCTGGAGCACGCCTGGCTCGACACCAACGTCGAGCCGGGCGTCGCCCTCGATGTGCGGGACGGCCGGATCTCCGCCGTCCGCACCGGAGTCGACGCCCCGCCGCCCGGCGCCGAGATCCTGCGCGGACTCACCCTTCCCGGCCTCGCCAACGCCCACAGCCACGTCTTCCACCGTGCCCTGCGCGGCACCGTCCAGGTGGGCTCCGGCACCTTCTGGACCTGGCGCGAGGTCATGTACTCCGTCGCCGACAGGCTCACCCCGGACAGCTACCACGCCCTCGCCCGTGCCGTGTACGCCGAGATGGCCCTCGCCGGCATCACCGCCGTGGGGGAGTTCCACTACGTCCACCACGCCCCCGGCGGCACCCCCTACGCCGACCCGAACGCGATGGGCGAGGCCCTCGTCGAGGCCGCCGCCGACGCCGGGATCCGCATCACCCTCCTCGACACCGCCTACCTCTCCGCCGGCATCCTGAACAAGCACCGGGGACAGCCCCCGAACAGCCACCAGCTGCGCTTCTCCGACGGCACGGCCGATGCCTGGGCGGAACGCTGTTCACTTCTCAAGGAACGGGATCACGCGCGGATCGGCGCCGCCATCCACTCCGTACGGGCCGTGCCCGCCGGTCAGTTGGCGACCGTGTCCCGCTGGGCCGAGGAACGACGGGCCCCCCTTCATGTCCATCTGTCCGAGCAGACGGCCGAGAACGACGCCTGCCTCGCCGCCCATGGATGCACGCCCGCTCAGCTCCTCGCCGACCACGGGGTCCTCGGCCCCCGCACCACCGGCGTCCACAGCACCCACCTCACCGCCGAGGACATCGCGCTCCTCGGCGGCAGCGGCACCGGTACCTGTATGTGCCCCACCACCGAGCGCGACCTCGCCGACGGCATCGGTCCCGCCGTCGCCCTCCAGCGGGCGGGCTCACCGCTCAGCCTCGGCTCCGACAGCCACGCCGTCATCGACCTGCTCGAAGAGGCACGCGTCATGGAGCTGAACGAGCGCCTGCGCACCCGCACCCGGGGTCACTGGACGGCGGCGGCACTGCTCCGGGCAGCCTCCGCCGACGGCCACGCGGCCCTGGGCTGGGACGACGCGGGCATCCTGGAGGCGGGTGCGCTCGCCGACTTCACGACGATCGCGCTCGACTCGGTCAGAACCGCGGGGCCGTTGCCTCGGCTGGGAGCGGAGACCGCGGTATTCGCAGCGTCGGCAGCGGATGTGCGTCATACGGTCGTGGCCGGCCGGCACGTCGTGCGCGACGGGGCGCACACCCTCGTCCCCGAGGTGCCGCAGGCGCTTGCGGCCGCTGTCGAAGCCCTGCGCGGCTGA
- a CDS encoding allantoate amidohydrolase, with translation MWRELAPIGRHPDSRGYRRYAWTGIDLECRAWFKEQAESRGLSYEVDRNGNQWAWLGDPAAGDAVVTGSHLDSVPDGGAFDGPLGVVSSFAALDELRRRGARFGKPLAIVNFGDEEGARFGLACVGSRLTAGAVTVEQARLLTDGDGVTLPRAMEAAGYDPDTIGPDPERLARIGAFVELHVEQGRALDLSGDRVGIASAIWPHGRWRFDFRGEANHAGTTRLVDRRDPMLSYAETVLAARREAQLAGAVATFGKISVEPNGVNAIPSLVRGWLDSRAADQHALDTVVSGVEKAAREYAEAHGVDLDVVRESFTPVVEFDHALRDELARLLGQDAKDTGLAVPVLGTGAGHDAGILSGSIPTAMLFVRNPTGVSHSPAEYAAEDDCVAGVTALADVLEGLACT, from the coding sequence ATGTGGCGCGAGCTCGCCCCCATCGGGCGCCACCCCGACTCGCGCGGCTACCGCCGTTACGCCTGGACAGGCATCGATCTCGAATGCCGGGCCTGGTTCAAGGAGCAGGCCGAGAGCCGGGGACTGTCCTACGAGGTCGACCGGAACGGGAATCAGTGGGCCTGGCTCGGTGACCCCGCCGCCGGGGACGCTGTTGTCACCGGGTCGCATCTCGACTCCGTGCCCGACGGCGGGGCCTTCGACGGGCCCCTCGGTGTCGTCTCCTCCTTCGCCGCGCTTGACGAACTCCGGCGCCGGGGCGCGCGGTTCGGCAAGCCGCTGGCCATCGTCAACTTCGGGGACGAGGAAGGTGCCCGGTTCGGGCTCGCCTGTGTCGGGTCGCGGCTCACCGCCGGGGCCGTCACCGTCGAGCAGGCCAGGCTGCTGACCGACGGGGACGGGGTCACCCTGCCGCGGGCCATGGAGGCCGCCGGGTACGACCCGGACACCATCGGGCCCGACCCCGAGCGGCTCGCCCGTATCGGCGCGTTCGTCGAGCTGCACGTCGAGCAGGGCCGGGCGCTCGACCTGAGCGGCGACCGCGTCGGCATCGCCAGCGCCATCTGGCCGCACGGGCGGTGGCGGTTCGACTTCCGCGGCGAGGCCAACCACGCCGGTACGACCCGCCTCGTCGACCGGCGCGACCCCATGCTGTCGTACGCCGAGACGGTCCTCGCCGCCCGGCGCGAGGCGCAACTCGCCGGTGCCGTCGCCACCTTCGGGAAGATCAGCGTCGAGCCCAACGGGGTCAACGCCATCCCCTCCCTCGTGCGCGGCTGGCTCGACTCCCGCGCCGCCGACCAGCACGCCCTCGACACCGTCGTCTCCGGCGTCGAGAAGGCGGCCCGCGAGTACGCCGAGGCGCACGGCGTCGATCTCGACGTCGTCCGGGAGTCGTTCACCCCCGTCGTCGAGTTCGACCACGCCCTGCGCGACGAACTCGCCCGACTGCTGGGCCAGGACGCAAAGGACACCGGACTCGCCGTCCCCGTCCTCGGCACCGGCGCCGGACACGACGCCGGGATTCTCTCCGGGAGCATCCCGACCGCCATGCTGTTCGTGCGCAACCCCACGGGCGTCTCGCACTCCCCGGCGGAGTACGCCGCCGAGGACGACTGCGTGGCCGGGGTGACCGCACTCGCCGACGTACTGGAAGGGCTGGCCTGCACGTGA
- the hutU gene encoding urocanate hydratase, with the protein MSGPRPVRAPRGTELSALGWQQEAALRMLQNNLDPEVAEHPDKLVVYGGTGKAARDWRSFDAMVRTLRTLKQDETMLVQSGRPVGVMQTHEWAPRVLIANSNLVGDWANWEEFRRLEALGLTMYGQMTAGSWIYIGTQGILQGTYETFAAVAAKKFGGTLAGTITLTAGLGGMGGAQPLAVTMNDGVAICIDVDPRAIERRIEHRYLDVRADSLEHALQLAVEARDARRPLSIGLLGNAAELLPRMLAESAPIDIVTDQTSAHDPLSYLPVGVDFDDLASYAAKDPAGFTTRARESMARHVEAMVGFMDAGAEVFDYGNSIRGEAQLAGYERAFAFPGFVPAYIRPLFCEGKGPFRWAALSGEASDIHKTDKAMLELFPENESLHRWIKMAGERVHFQGLPARICWLGYGERDKAGERFNDMVASGELAAPLVIGRDHLDSGSVASPYRETEAMLDGSDAIADWPLLNAMVNVASGASWVSIHHGGGVGMGRSIHAGQVSVADGTKLAGEKIRRVLTNDPGMGVIRHVDAGYDIAETVADERGVRVPMREGDDA; encoded by the coding sequence ATGTCAGGACCCCGCCCCGTACGAGCCCCGCGCGGTACGGAACTGAGTGCCCTGGGATGGCAGCAGGAGGCCGCCCTGCGGATGCTGCAGAACAACCTGGACCCCGAGGTCGCCGAGCACCCCGACAAGCTCGTCGTGTACGGCGGCACCGGCAAGGCCGCCCGTGACTGGCGCTCCTTCGACGCGATGGTCCGCACTCTGCGGACCCTGAAGCAGGACGAGACGATGCTCGTCCAGTCGGGCCGTCCGGTCGGTGTCATGCAGACCCACGAGTGGGCCCCGCGGGTCCTGATCGCCAACTCCAACCTGGTCGGCGACTGGGCCAACTGGGAGGAGTTCCGCCGTCTGGAGGCCCTGGGCCTGACCATGTACGGGCAGATGACGGCCGGCTCCTGGATCTACATCGGCACGCAGGGCATCCTCCAGGGCACCTACGAGACCTTCGCCGCCGTCGCCGCGAAGAAGTTCGGCGGCACCCTCGCCGGGACGATCACCCTCACCGCCGGTCTCGGCGGCATGGGCGGCGCGCAGCCGCTCGCCGTGACGATGAACGACGGCGTCGCGATCTGTATCGACGTCGACCCGCGCGCCATCGAGCGCCGCATCGAGCACCGCTACCTCGACGTGAGGGCCGACTCCCTGGAGCACGCCCTCCAGCTCGCGGTGGAGGCGCGTGACGCCCGCCGCCCGCTCTCCATCGGCCTGCTGGGCAACGCGGCCGAACTGCTCCCGCGCATGCTCGCCGAGAGCGCCCCCATCGACATCGTGACCGACCAGACCTCGGCCCACGACCCGCTGTCCTACCTGCCGGTCGGCGTCGACTTCGACGACCTGGCGTCCTACGCGGCGAAGGACCCGGCCGGCTTCACGACCCGGGCGCGCGAGTCCATGGCCCGGCACGTGGAGGCGATGGTCGGCTTCATGGACGCCGGCGCCGAGGTCTTCGACTACGGCAACTCGATCCGCGGCGAGGCCCAACTCGCCGGATATGAGCGGGCGTTCGCCTTCCCCGGCTTCGTGCCCGCCTACATCCGCCCGCTCTTCTGCGAGGGCAAGGGCCCCTTCCGCTGGGCGGCCCTGTCGGGTGAGGCGTCCGACATCCACAAGACCGACAAGGCGATGCTGGAGCTGTTCCCGGAGAACGAGTCCCTGCACCGCTGGATCAAGATGGCCGGGGAGCGGGTCCACTTCCAGGGCCTGCCCGCCCGGATCTGCTGGCTCGGCTACGGCGAGCGGGACAAGGCGGGCGAGCGCTTCAACGACATGGTGGCGAGCGGTGAGCTGGCCGCGCCGCTGGTGATCGGCCGCGACCACCTGGACAGCGGCTCCGTCGCGTCCCCCTACCGGGAGACGGAGGCGATGCTCGACGGTTCCGACGCGATCGCCGACTGGCCGCTGCTGAACGCGATGGTGAACGTGGCCTCCGGGGCGTCGTGGGTCTCCATCCACCACGGCGGCGGTGTCGGCATGGGGCGGTCCATCCACGCCGGCCAGGTCTCGGTGGCCGACGGCACGAAGCTGGCGGGCGAGAAGATCCGCCGGGTGCTCACCAACGACCCCGGGATGGGTGTGATCCGGCACGTGGACGCCGGCTACGACATCGCGGAGACGGTCGCGGACGAGCGGGGCGTGCGGGTGCCCATGCGCGAAGGAGACGACGCGTGA
- a CDS encoding transcriptional regulator, with protein sequence MTTLRTNLTTPPPRLPVRDKAAARQRAWGGVSPMLGRLASERATGVLVRERGSLYLADGQVVHAESPAVPGLDVLLTARGTLDADGWRDAVGAAGELHRVGRFLVESGRIGAGALEVCHLGTLYDAAYFALAPSGTPGHFRYGDTHWLGPVRPVPVAAVEHETLRRRALLHRIWPDPAPDNAPLLLSGSPAAPTVTTRQHAVLALVNGVRTAADIALSLGRPAFHTLVDVRRLAAAGVIAPEATPIPDPTPAPAPVHPPPSASVSTSASVSTSVSASVSSAPPAPPGTLPPSFADPNITLLKRLRDALEAL encoded by the coding sequence ATGACGACTCTGCGCACGAATCTGACGACCCCGCCGCCACGCCTGCCGGTGCGGGACAAGGCGGCGGCCCGGCAGCGGGCGTGGGGCGGGGTCTCGCCGATGCTCGGCCGGCTCGCCTCCGAGCGGGCCACCGGCGTCCTGGTCCGCGAGCGCGGCTCGCTCTATCTCGCCGACGGCCAGGTCGTGCACGCCGAGAGCCCGGCCGTACCGGGCCTCGACGTGCTGCTCACCGCGCGCGGCACACTGGACGCGGACGGCTGGCGGGACGCGGTCGGCGCGGCCGGCGAACTGCACCGGGTCGGGCGGTTCCTGGTCGAGAGCGGCCGGATCGGCGCGGGCGCCCTGGAGGTGTGCCACCTGGGGACGCTTTACGACGCGGCGTACTTCGCCCTCGCGCCCAGCGGCACGCCGGGACACTTCAGGTACGGGGACACGCACTGGCTCGGCCCGGTGCGCCCGGTGCCGGTGGCGGCGGTCGAGCACGAGACGCTGCGCAGGCGCGCCCTGCTGCACCGCATCTGGCCCGACCCGGCCCCCGACAACGCCCCACTGCTCCTCTCGGGCAGCCCGGCCGCGCCGACGGTCACCACCCGCCAGCACGCCGTACTGGCCCTGGTGAACGGTGTCCGCACGGCGGCGGACATCGCCCTGTCGCTGGGCCGCCCGGCCTTCCACACCCTCGTGGACGTACGCCGGCTCGCAGCCGCGGGGGTCATAGCCCCGGAGGCCACGCCGATACCGGACCCGACCCCGGCACCGGCCCCCGTCCATCCACCACCGTCCGCGTCCGTGTCCACGTCCGCGTCCGTGTCCACGTCCGTGTCCGCGTCCGTGTCCTCGGCGCCCCCGGCTCCCCCCGGGACGCTGCCGCCGTCGTTCGCCGACCCCAACATCACGCTGCTGAAGAGGCTCAGGGATGCGCTGGAGGCCCTTTGA
- the hutI gene encoding imidazolonepropionase — protein MNSTSTPSSPGSPNRTNSAIGSTTDTTTGTTTVITNIGSLVTNDPSLGDGSPLGLVLDAAVVIEGDRVVWTGESSKAPATDNRVDAGGRAVLPGFVDSHSHLVFAGDRTQEFNARMSGRGYTAGGIRTTVAATRAATDAELEANLTRYLREALHQGTTTFETKSGYGLTVEDEARALRIAAAHTDEVTYLGAHIVSPDYADDPAAYVALVTGEMLDACAPYARWVDVFCEKGAFDGDQARAILTAGRAKGLHPRVHANQLSYGPGVQLAVELDAASADHCTHLTDADVDALANGDTVATLLPGAEFSTRAQWPDARRLLDAGVTVALSTDCNPGSSFTSSVPFCVALAVRDMGMTPDEAVWSATAGGARALRRTDIGRLTPGAYADLTLLDAPSHVHLAYRPGVPLVSGVWRRGVQVR, from the coding sequence ATGAACAGCACCAGTACGCCGAGCAGTCCGGGCAGCCCGAACCGGACGAACAGCGCTATCGGCAGCACGACCGACACCACCACCGGCACGACGACCGTCATCACGAACATCGGCAGCCTGGTCACCAACGACCCCTCTCTCGGCGACGGATCACCTCTTGGGCTGGTCCTGGACGCGGCCGTCGTCATAGAGGGCGACCGCGTCGTCTGGACCGGTGAATCCAGCAAAGCACCAGCCACTGACAATCGGGTCGACGCAGGTGGCCGGGCCGTCCTCCCGGGCTTCGTCGACTCCCACTCCCACCTCGTCTTCGCGGGCGACCGGACCCAGGAGTTCAACGCCCGCATGTCCGGGCGCGGCTACACGGCAGGGGGTATCCGCACCACGGTCGCCGCCACCCGCGCCGCCACGGACGCGGAACTGGAGGCCAACCTCACCCGTTACCTCCGCGAGGCCCTCCACCAGGGCACGACGACTTTCGAGACCAAGTCGGGGTACGGCCTGACCGTCGAGGACGAGGCCCGCGCCCTGCGCATCGCCGCCGCCCACACCGACGAGGTCACCTACCTCGGCGCCCACATCGTGTCCCCGGACTACGCCGACGACCCGGCCGCCTATGTCGCCCTGGTCACCGGCGAGATGCTCGACGCCTGTGCCCCGTACGCCCGTTGGGTCGACGTCTTCTGCGAGAAGGGCGCCTTCGACGGCGACCAGGCGCGCGCGATCCTCACGGCGGGCAGGGCGAAGGGGCTGCATCCGCGCGTCCACGCCAACCAGCTCTCGTACGGCCCCGGAGTGCAGCTGGCCGTCGAGCTGGACGCCGCCAGCGCCGACCACTGCACCCACCTCACCGACGCCGACGTGGACGCCCTCGCGAACGGCGACACGGTCGCGACCCTGCTGCCCGGCGCCGAGTTCTCCACCCGGGCCCAGTGGCCGGACGCCCGCCGGCTCCTCGACGCGGGCGTCACGGTCGCGCTGTCCACGGACTGCAACCCGGGGTCGTCCTTCACCTCCTCCGTGCCCTTCTGCGTCGCACTGGCGGTACGGGACATGGGCATGACCCCGGACGAGGCGGTCTGGTCGGCCACGGCGGGGGGCGCGCGGGCCCTCCGCCGCACCGACATCGGCCGCCTCACGCCAGGGGCGTACGCCGACCTGACACTCCTGGACGCCCCGAGCCACGTACACCTGGCCTACCGGCCGGGCGTTCCGCTGGTCAGCGGGGTGTGGCGGCGGGGCGTACAGGTGCGGTGA
- a CDS encoding roadblock/LC7 domain-containing protein yields the protein MAAEAEVMDELRRLRARVPQLTGALAASVDGLVLVQDTPGVEPETVAALTATALSVAVRMADATGQGDFRELLIRGVYGYVATYAAGRTAVLTLLAQDRVNVGRLHLEGRRAGLRIGELVDAAAETEQARAATGPAAATGPLPTAAPEPMPTRTRTPRAPRTPTSTPNARTTTEN from the coding sequence ATGGCAGCCGAGGCCGAAGTCATGGACGAACTGCGCCGGTTGCGGGCCCGCGTCCCCCAGCTCACCGGCGCACTCGCGGCCAGCGTCGACGGTCTCGTCCTCGTCCAGGACACCCCGGGTGTCGAACCGGAGACGGTCGCGGCGCTCACCGCCACCGCGCTCAGCGTGGCCGTCCGCATGGCGGACGCGACCGGCCAGGGCGACTTCCGCGAGCTGCTGATCCGGGGGGTGTACGGCTATGTGGCGACGTACGCGGCTGGCCGGACCGCCGTCCTGACGCTGCTCGCCCAGGACCGCGTCAACGTGGGCCGGCTGCACCTGGAGGGCCGCCGGGCCGGCCTCCGTATCGGGGAGCTGGTGGACGCGGCGGCCGAGACGGAACAGGCACGCGCGGCGACCGGACCGGCTGCCGCCACCGGCCCCCTGCCCACAGCCGCACCCGAACCCATGCCCACCCGAACCAGAACCCCGCGCGCGCCACGCACACCGACAAGCACGCCCAACGCGCGCACCACCACGGAAAACTGA
- a CDS encoding RICIN domain-containing protein, producing MSQDTDHGGVDGVYVGASDAHLTELLRTNSPTAYPALQELRTRHRASVLAYARLCTTSDSTAGQLAAQAFTAAARDTARGTEPSVPWRHQLLLLTADLAATWATDERAAGLDPSLLLVLNTLAPLNARNTQYAPNTQNAQSAAGGVGLIPPPPMLGPFQSLPSRTQGLIWYGIVEREPEDRTAALLGLTREDVTHETDSALQALAQACLRFRLAVSDDPRCQDFRRLIEESVRPVNPRHSTDLNSHMVICPHCSVAYEELSDLRDNPRTALGEGLLPWSGRAYARDAPTVTRANISPQEGSWPWTPARPSRRRFVLASAVLGVTLVPLLIVLFSRGGNSPDPQGAAGTLPVTSVPSVPEATLPSAPAAADSPSPAPTSRPPATPTPSPSPTPKPTPTPRPTPAFRAPGASFAQVVNVASGRCLDIRGGDLEKGTDVVTAPCSASAATQRWSVDADAGLLRSSADTDLCLDSRGDVDKGVGIWECASVNDNDNGDNLRFTVDDDGVIRPAIAIATALTPADDGGLTLEPLTGGAGQRWRAGGSR from the coding sequence ATGTCCCAGGACACCGACCACGGCGGGGTGGACGGGGTGTACGTCGGCGCGTCCGACGCACACCTCACCGAGTTGCTGCGCACCAACTCCCCCACCGCGTATCCGGCGTTGCAGGAACTCCGTACCCGCCACCGCGCGTCCGTCCTCGCCTACGCCCGGCTGTGCACGACGAGCGACTCCACGGCGGGGCAGCTGGCGGCCCAGGCGTTCACGGCGGCGGCCCGGGACACGGCACGCGGTACCGAGCCGAGCGTCCCGTGGCGCCACCAGCTCCTGCTGCTGACCGCCGACCTGGCGGCCACCTGGGCGACGGACGAACGCGCGGCCGGCCTCGACCCGAGCCTGCTCCTCGTCCTGAACACACTCGCCCCGTTGAACGCGCGGAACACCCAGTACGCGCCGAACACACAGAACGCGCAGAGCGCGGCGGGCGGAGTCGGTCTGATCCCGCCCCCGCCCATGCTGGGCCCGTTCCAGTCCCTGCCGTCCCGCACCCAGGGCCTCATCTGGTACGGCATCGTGGAACGCGAACCCGAGGACCGGACCGCCGCTCTCCTCGGGCTGACGCGCGAGGACGTGACGCACGAGACGGATTCGGCCCTCCAGGCCCTGGCCCAGGCCTGTCTGCGGTTCCGGCTGGCCGTCTCCGACGACCCGCGCTGCCAGGACTTCCGCCGGCTGATCGAGGAGTCGGTCCGGCCCGTCAACCCACGCCACAGCACGGACCTGAACTCCCACATGGTCATCTGCCCGCACTGCTCGGTGGCCTACGAGGAACTCTCCGACCTGCGCGACAACCCGCGCACGGCGCTGGGAGAGGGCCTGCTGCCGTGGAGCGGCAGGGCGTACGCGAGGGACGCGCCGACCGTCACACGCGCCAACATCTCCCCGCAGGAAGGCAGCTGGCCCTGGACTCCGGCCCGGCCGTCCCGTCGGCGGTTCGTGCTGGCCTCGGCGGTGCTGGGCGTGACGCTGGTCCCGCTGCTGATCGTGCTGTTCTCGCGGGGCGGCAACTCGCCGGACCCGCAGGGCGCGGCGGGCACGCTCCCGGTCACCTCGGTGCCGAGCGTCCCCGAGGCGACGCTCCCCTCGGCACCGGCTGCCGCCGACTCCCCTTCCCCGGCGCCGACTTCACGACCGCCGGCCACTCCGACCCCGTCGCCGTCGCCGACTCCCAAGCCGACGCCCACGCCCAGGCCCACGCCCGCGTTCCGGGCGCCGGGTGCCTCGTTCGCCCAGGTGGTGAACGTCGCCTCGGGACGCTGCCTCGACATCCGGGGCGGTGACCTGGAGAAGGGCACGGACGTCGTCACAGCGCCCTGCTCCGCGTCGGCCGCGACCCAACGCTGGTCGGTGGACGCCGACGCGGGGCTGCTGCGCTCGTCCGCCGACACCGACCTGTGCCTGGACAGCCGGGGTGACGTGGACAAGGGCGTGGGCATCTGGGAGTGCGCGTCGGTGAACGACAACGACAACGGCGACAACCTGCGCTTCACCGTGGACGACGACGGTGTGATCCGCCCGGCGATCGCCATCGCGACAGCACTCACCCCGGCCGACGACGGCGGCCTGACCCTCGAACCGCTGACGGGCGGGGCGGGGCAGCGGTGGCGCGCGGGCGGTAGCCGATAA